A window of Kribbella sp. NBC_00382 genomic DNA:
GCGGTAGCCGTTGGCGGCCTTGACCAGGCCGAGGTAGGCGACCTGCTCGAGGTCGTCGCTGTCGACGCCCTTGCGGCGGTAACGGGCGGCGATCGATCGCGCCACCGGCGCGTTCAGGATGATCACCTCGTCGAGCAGCTGCTGCCGCCGCGGGTCGGCGACGCCGTCCGCCTCGGTGAGCAGGTCATGCGTGGAGTCGGCGATCAGAGTCTGCGATTCGGTACTACGGGATTCGGTACTACGGACAGCTGCGGTCGTCACGGTGAGAAACCTCGTCGTGTCGGTGCTGCGGTGGTGGCGTCATTGCTGAACCACTCCTCCACCAGATCAAACCGATCGGCCTGACGCAACCCCTCCTGTGTTACAGGTGTTTGAATCTCACCCCGTTTGGGGTGGTTGGCGGCGGGCACCTGAAGTGGGTCACACAACGTCGGGAGGGGTCACCGACGCGTCATTGCACGGGGTATCAGCCGCCGGACGCCTGCACGGCTCCGGCTCGTAGAGAAAGGAACGACCATGCTCCTGATTCTCTGGATCATCGCGGCGATCCTCGTCATCAGCGGGATCGTCTCACTCGTCCGCGGGCAGCTCCTGATGGGCGCCGCCCTGATCGTCGTCGGCCTGCTGGTGGGCCCGGGCGGCGTGAGCATCTTCACGTAACCCCAGCTACCAGAAGTGGTGTCCTCGGACACCAAACGGTGACCTTGAACAAGTTATTTCTTGTTCAAGGTCACCGTTGCCTGTTCAAGGCCGCCAGTAATGGCTAGGGGTGTCGGAGGACTCGTTGGGCGGTGGCCATCCGGAGGGTTTCCAGGTCTTCGATCTGCTGGGCCACCTGGGT
This region includes:
- a CDS encoding GPGG-motif small membrane protein, giving the protein MLLILWIIAAILVISGIVSLVRGQLLMGAALIVVGLLVGPGGVSIFT